In Achromobacter pestifer, the DNA window GCCGCGCGTCACCGGATTGACCTTGTGCAGGCTGGTGCTGGGGTACAGCACCATATGCCCCGCCGGCAGCTTCACCGCGCGCGGGCCGTAGGTGTCGTCGATGACCAGTTCGCCGCCATCGTAGGAGTCAGGTTCCGAGAAGAACAGCGTGGCCGACAGGTCGGTGCGCACGCGTTCGGCCGTGCCGGCGATGCCGCGCACGGCGTTGTCCACGTGATAACCGAAGGACTCTCCGCCTTCGTAGCGGTTGAACAGCGGCGGGAATATCTTGCGCGGCAACGCGGCCGACATGAACAGGTTATTGCCCGCCAGCCGTTGCAGGATCAGGTTGCCCAGCTCCTGCGCCAGGACG includes these proteins:
- a CDS encoding Fe2+-dependent dioxygenase → MLIQIAEVFTPEEAAEIRRRLDAADWIDGKVTAGHQSAEVKRNRQLPEQHVLAQELGNLILQRLAGNNLFMSAALPRKIFPPLFNRYEGGESFGYHVDNAVRGIAGTAERVRTDLSATLFFSEPDSYDGGELVIDDTYGPRAVKLPAGHMVLYPSTSLHKVNPVTRGARVSSFFWMQSLVREDSQRALLLDMDVAIQRLNQDVAGHASIVQLTGIYHNLLRRWAEV